The genomic window GCGGCGGGGTTCCGGCCTGGCGCGAAGTACAGCTGCGGGTCGGTGATCACGTGGTACAGGCGGCCCCCGATGATGCCGAACGGCACCGCCCACGTCGCGATGTCGGTGACATCCTCGGCATTGCCTGACCGGGCGACCCAGCGTCGCTGGGTGATCAGCACCGCCACCACGATGCCTACCAGGATGCACAGTGCGTACGCCCTGATCGGGAAGGGGCCTAGATGCCAGACCCCCGGTGACGGGCTGGGCAGGTAGGCAAGACTCATCGACTTTCTCCGTCCGCGTTAGCGGTGTCTGCACGATCCCGGCCGCCGGCAGCGATCTTCACCAGTCAGTATCGACGGCGTGACAAGCATGGCAACGTTCGGGTTCTGCGGGTGTCGGAGCCAATCTTCGTCAGGATGGAGCGCATCGAGTCGGGATCAGCTCAGTGGCGACGCCTGATCTGACGGCGACTCGGGGTGAGGCAGACCGGGTGTCGCGCGCGGCCTGCGGTGCCGTTGGAGGCCGGACTGTCGTGATCCGTGAGGTGGTCTCTGCGGTGGCCACCGAGGTCGGCTGGGTCAGCGGCGGTGATCCGGTTGGCGCGGGTGAGGTCGCCTTCCGTCTGCGTCAGGGCAGTCCCGGGTTCGTGCAGGTAGCCGAGGACTCGGTCGAAGCCGATGCGGGCGAGGCGGATCACGATTTCCTCGGCACGGTCGGCGTCGGCGACCACGAGCAGAGTGTCGCCGGGCTGGGCGACGGTGCCGGCGGTTTCGGCGAACCGGCCGTAGGCCGGGATGTTCAGCGCCCCCTTGAGGTGCCCGGCGAAGGCGAAGTAGCCGGTGCGGCGGGCTGTCCGGCGGTGACCACGGTGAGGAACTGCTCGACGCTCATCGGGGCGCAGGCGTAATTGGTGCGGCGTTGCTCGCCGATGGTGGACAGGTTCTTGCCGCAGGCGGATCCGGCGCCGTGGGCGGGGAACACCCGAACTTCGTCGGGCAGGGCCATGAGTTTGTGCTGCACGCTGTCGTGGAGCATGTGGTCGAGTTCGTCGGCGGTCACCCCGGCGGAGACGAGCAGGTCGGGTCGGCCTACGTCACCGATGAACAGCGCGTCGCCGGTGTGTTCGTAGACGAGCACGCTGATCGATTCGGGGGTGTGCCCGGGGGGTTTCCATGATCTGCAGGGTGACGTCGCCGAGGCTGATGCGTTCACTATCGGTGAAGTGCCGGATCGGGTATTCGGTCTCGGCGCGCCGGCCGAACCCCATCCAGGCGCCGGTGGCCGCGGCGACTTCGAGGTGGCCGGCGTGGAAGTGGGTGTTGATGACCCCGGCGATGGTCAGGCCGTGGGCCCGGGCGTCGGCGAGCACGGCCTGGCCCGTGGTCTCGTTGGCGATCAGGTATGAGGCCTGCGACAGGCAGTCGAGGTAGTACTGCGTGACCAGCATGATCTTCTTCCGTGGTCGGTGGTGTGGGGTCTCGGAGTGGATCAGACGAGCCGGCCGGGGCGGCCGCCGTTGGCCTGTAGCGGCATCCCGGCGCTGGTCCAGGCGCCCATGCCGCCGGTGAGGTTGTGCACCTGCCGGCCGTCGCGGGCCAAAAGGACGGCGGCCTGCCGAGAGCGGGCCCCGGACCGGCAGACGGTGATCACCGACCGGTCGGCCGGCACTTCGGCGAGTCGGGCGGTGAGCTGCCCGAGCGGGATGTGCCGGGCCCGCGGCGCGTGCCCAGCGCGCCA from Actinoplanes derwentensis includes these protein-coding regions:
- a CDS encoding MBL fold metallo-hydrolase is translated as MLVYEHTGDALFIGDVGRPDLLVSAGVTADELDHMLHDSVQHKLMALPDEVRVFPAHGAGSACGKNLSTIGEQRRTNYACAPMSVEQFLTVVTAGQPAAPATSPSPGTSRGR
- a CDS encoding MBL fold metallo-hydrolase is translated as MLVTQYYLDCLSQASYLIANETTGQAVLADARAHGLTIAGVINTHFHAGHLEVAAATGAWMGFGRRAETEYPIRHFTDSERISLGDVTLQIMETPRAHPRIDQRARLRTHRRRAVHR
- a CDS encoding rhodanese-like domain-containing protein, with the translated sequence MPVAALLTKLFRKPYRSVNPQQATMLIADGAMLLDVREPAEWRAGHAPRARHIPLGQLTARLAEVPADRSVITVCRSGARSRQAAVLLARDGRQVHNLTGGMGAWTSAGMPLQANGGRPGRLV